The proteins below come from a single Mesobacillus jeotgali genomic window:
- the rplS gene encoding 50S ribosomal protein L19, whose amino-acid sequence MQQLIEEITKAQLRTDLPSFRPGDTVRVHVKVVEGTRERIQLFEGVVIKRRGGGISETFTVRKVSYGVGVERTFPVHTPKIAKLEVIRRGKVRRAKLYYLRNLRGKKARIKEIR is encoded by the coding sequence ATGCAACAATTAATCGAAGAAATCACAAAAGCACAACTTCGCACTGATCTTCCATCTTTCCGTCCTGGTGACACTGTACGTGTACACGTTAAGGTTGTTGAAGGAACTCGCGAACGTATCCAGTTGTTTGAAGGTGTAGTGATTAAGCGTCGTGGCGGTGGAATCAGCGAAACTTTTACAGTACGTAAAGTTTCTTACGGAGTAGGCGTTGAGCGTACTTTCCCTGTTCACACACCAAAAATTGCGAAGCTTGAAGTTATCCGCCGCGGTAAAGTCCGCCGTGCGAAACTTTACTACCTGCGTAACCTGCGTGGTAAGAAAGCTCGTATTAAAGAAATTCGATAA
- the ylqF gene encoding ribosome biogenesis GTPase YlqF, which yields MTIQWFPGHMAKARREVTEKLKLVDVIFELVDARIPYSSRNPMIDEIIQHKPRIVLLNKADMADKAVTEQWLRYYREKGITALAINSQAGTGLKQIVQESKVLLKDKIDRLKSKGVKPRAIRAMIVGIPNAGKSTLINRLAGKNIAQTGNRPGVTKSQQWIKVGKELELLDTPGILWPKFEDQEVGTKLAVTGAIKDTILNLQDLTVYALKFLEKHYPERLQERYKLSELPEEIVELFDQIGDFRGCRMPGGYVDYDKVAELVIREIRTEKLGPLSFERPEDLNSVDEIES from the coding sequence TTGACGATCCAATGGTTTCCAGGCCATATGGCGAAGGCTCGCAGAGAGGTCACGGAAAAATTAAAGCTCGTGGATGTCATTTTTGAGTTGGTGGACGCGCGGATCCCGTATTCGTCAAGAAACCCAATGATTGATGAAATCATTCAGCACAAACCAAGAATTGTTTTACTGAATAAAGCGGATATGGCAGATAAAGCCGTTACTGAGCAATGGCTGCGCTACTACCGTGAAAAAGGAATCACTGCGCTGGCGATCAATTCTCAGGCTGGTACAGGCTTAAAGCAAATAGTCCAGGAGTCCAAGGTGCTTCTGAAAGATAAAATTGACCGCCTGAAATCCAAAGGGGTCAAGCCGAGGGCCATCCGGGCAATGATTGTCGGAATCCCGAACGCCGGGAAATCAACACTGATCAACAGGCTTGCGGGCAAGAATATTGCCCAGACCGGGAACAGGCCTGGGGTCACTAAGTCGCAGCAATGGATCAAAGTCGGCAAGGAGCTGGAACTGCTCGATACTCCGGGGATTCTTTGGCCGAAGTTTGAGGACCAGGAAGTAGGTACAAAGCTTGCAGTGACAGGAGCAATCAAGGATACTATCCTTAATCTTCAGGACTTAACCGTTTATGCTTTAAAGTTTTTGGAAAAGCATTATCCTGAACGCCTCCAGGAGAGATATAAGCTTTCTGAACTCCCAGAGGAGATTGTGGAGCTCTTTGATCAGATTGGCGATTTCCGCGGCTGCAGAATGCCTGGTGGATACGTTGATTATGACAAAGTCGCAGAGCTCGTAATCAGGGAAATACGAACAGAAAAACTAGGTCCGCTATCCTTTGAACGACCTGAGGATTTAAACTCAGTGGATGAGATAGAAAGTTAA
- a CDS encoding ribonuclease HII, whose translation MEKYTIGEIEQQLFGEKEVNKEFLKSIKKDSRKGVQKLVLKWERQAELKRQVHEQFINMTSFERKYRSEGFQNIAGIDEAGRGPLAGPVVAGAVILPENFYLPGLNDSKKLSESKRDEYFEVITAEALAVGVGIIGAREIDEINILQASKKAMLTAVNQLGVNPDYLLIDAVKLDTPYPYEALIKGDSRSISIAAASIIAKVTRDRLMKELSLDYPQYGFGANMGYGTAEHLNALREYGVTEHHRKTFAPVRECIQ comes from the coding sequence ATGGAGAAATATACAATTGGTGAAATAGAACAGCAGCTATTCGGGGAAAAGGAAGTAAATAAAGAATTCTTGAAAAGCATAAAAAAAGATAGCCGCAAAGGCGTACAAAAACTGGTCTTGAAATGGGAAAGGCAGGCAGAGTTGAAAAGGCAAGTCCATGAGCAATTCATCAACATGACTTCCTTTGAGAGGAAATACCGATCCGAAGGTTTCCAGAATATTGCCGGGATCGATGAGGCCGGACGGGGACCTTTAGCCGGGCCAGTCGTTGCAGGTGCCGTCATCCTGCCGGAGAATTTTTATCTTCCTGGTCTCAATGATTCTAAAAAACTGTCAGAATCAAAAAGGGATGAATATTTTGAGGTCATCACGGCTGAGGCTCTTGCTGTCGGAGTCGGAATAATCGGAGCCCGGGAGATAGATGAAATCAATATTCTCCAGGCCAGCAAAAAAGCGATGCTTACTGCTGTCAACCAATTAGGGGTCAATCCCGATTATCTTTTGATAGATGCCGTTAAGCTGGACACACCATATCCGTATGAAGCATTGATTAAAGGTGATTCCAGAAGCATATCCATCGCGGCAGCTTCCATTATTGCCAAAGTAACAAGGGACAGGCTGATGAAAGAACTCAGTTTGGATTATCCCCAATATGGATTCGGGGCAAATATGGGATATGGAACCGCTGAACACTTGAATGCTCTCAGAGAGTATGGTGTGACAGAGCACCACAGGAAGACGTTCGCTCCTGTAAGAGAGTGCATTCAGTAA
- the sucD gene encoding succinate--CoA ligase subunit alpha produces MSVFINKDTKVIVQGITGSTALFHTKQMLEYGTKIVGGTSPGKGGTEVEGVPVFNTVQEAVDATGANASVIYVPAPFAADAIVEAVDAELDLAICITEHIPVLDMVKVKRYMEGRKTRLVGPNCPGVITPEECKIGIMPGYIHTKGHVGVVSRSGTLTYEAVHQLTQAGIGQSTAVGIGGDPVNGTNFIDVLKAFNEDPETYAVIMIGEIGGTSEEEAAEWVKANMTKPVVGFIGGRTAPPGKRMGHAGAIISGGKGTADEKIRVMNECGIQVAETPSVMGETLIKVLKEQDLYDQCKTH; encoded by the coding sequence GTGAGCGTATTCATTAATAAAGATACAAAGGTCATTGTTCAAGGGATTACGGGTTCTACTGCCCTTTTCCATACAAAACAAATGCTTGAATATGGTACAAAAATTGTTGGAGGAACATCTCCAGGCAAGGGCGGTACAGAAGTTGAAGGCGTGCCTGTATTCAATACTGTCCAAGAAGCTGTTGATGCAACAGGTGCAAATGCGTCTGTAATCTATGTGCCTGCTCCATTTGCGGCGGATGCGATCGTTGAAGCTGTTGATGCAGAGCTTGATTTGGCAATCTGTATCACTGAGCATATCCCGGTATTGGATATGGTGAAGGTGAAGCGTTACATGGAAGGCAGAAAGACTCGCCTTGTGGGACCTAACTGCCCTGGTGTCATCACTCCGGAAGAGTGCAAGATCGGAATCATGCCTGGATATATCCATACAAAAGGCCATGTCGGCGTTGTATCACGTTCTGGAACGTTGACATATGAAGCAGTACACCAATTGACACAAGCAGGAATCGGCCAGTCTACAGCTGTAGGTATCGGCGGAGACCCGGTTAACGGAACAAACTTTATCGATGTCCTGAAGGCATTCAATGAAGATCCGGAAACATATGCGGTCATCATGATCGGTGAAATCGGCGGTACATCTGAAGAAGAAGCAGCAGAATGGGTCAAGGCAAACATGACTAAGCCTGTTGTCGGCTTCATCGGCGGAAGAACTGCACCTCCTGGAAAGCGCATGGGCCACGCTGGTGCGATCATTTCAGGCGGCAAGGGTACAGCAGACGAAAAGATCCGCGTAATGAACGAGTGCGGCATCCAGGTTGCTGAAACGCCATCCGTAATGGGTGAAACCTTGATCAAGGTTTTGAAGGAACAAGACCTTTACGATCAGTGCAAAACACACTAA
- a CDS encoding EscU/YscU/HrcU family type III secretion system export apparatus switch protein: MKPPKHTRRSAVALGYNAGTMDAPKVMAKGKGLLAEQIIGKAKDHDIPIQEDPSLVEVLSQLELNDRIPEELYQAVAEVFSFVYHLDKQAGRQK; the protein is encoded by the coding sequence ATGAAACCACCAAAGCATACAAGGAGATCAGCTGTTGCCCTGGGGTATAATGCAGGAACTATGGACGCTCCTAAAGTAATGGCGAAGGGGAAAGGGCTACTGGCTGAACAAATCATTGGAAAAGCGAAGGATCACGACATTCCCATCCAGGAAGACCCATCACTTGTCGAAGTGTTGAGCCAGCTTGAACTGAATGACCGGATACCAGAGGAACTATATCAAGCAGTAGCTGAAGTATTTTCCTTTGTCTATCATTTGGATAAACAAGCAGGAAGACAAAAATAA
- the trmD gene encoding tRNA (guanosine(37)-N1)-methyltransferase TrmD — protein sequence MNIDVLSIFPEMFEGVFGSSILKKAAEKGAAGYNVVNFRDFADNKHQTVDDYPYGGGAGMVLKPQPIFDAVSNLKERAKSTSPRVILMCPQGERYTQKKAEELAKEEHLIFICGHYEGYDERIREHVITDEISIGDYVLTGGELGAMVVIDSVVRLLPGVLGSEESHIQDSFSTGLLEHPHYTRPADFRGLKVPDVLVSGNHKLIDEWRTKESLRRTLQRRPDLLDEAELTEQQKKWLDELIKMNE from the coding sequence ATGAACATCGATGTCCTGTCTATTTTTCCAGAAATGTTTGAGGGTGTGTTTGGCTCTTCTATCCTGAAAAAGGCTGCTGAAAAAGGAGCTGCCGGGTACAATGTCGTCAATTTCCGTGACTTTGCCGATAACAAGCATCAGACAGTGGATGATTATCCATATGGCGGCGGTGCTGGCATGGTCTTAAAACCTCAGCCGATCTTCGATGCCGTATCTAATTTAAAGGAACGCGCAAAAAGCACTTCCCCAAGGGTGATCCTCATGTGCCCTCAGGGTGAGCGGTATACACAGAAGAAAGCAGAAGAGCTGGCAAAGGAAGAGCATTTAATTTTTATTTGCGGCCATTACGAGGGGTATGATGAGCGTATCAGGGAGCATGTCATAACTGACGAGATTTCAATCGGGGATTATGTCCTGACCGGCGGGGAGCTTGGCGCGATGGTTGTCATCGACAGTGTCGTGCGCCTGCTTCCAGGTGTACTTGGCAGTGAAGAGTCCCATATCCAGGATTCCTTCAGCACTGGTCTGCTTGAGCACCCCCATTATACAAGACCGGCAGACTTCCGCGGATTGAAGGTCCCGGATGTGCTGGTCTCTGGCAACCATAAGTTGATTGACGAGTGGCGGACAAAGGAGAGTTTAAGAAGAACCCTGCAGCGAAGGCCAGATCTTCTTGATGAGGCAGAGCTGACAGAACAGCAAAAAAAATGGCTTGATGAACTGATAAAAATGAATGAATAA
- the lepB gene encoding signal peptidase I gives MAEKKKNELWEWTKALLIAVVLAAVIRYFLFAPIVVDGLSMMPTLHDQDRMIVNKLSYKIGEPERFDIIVFHAPENKDYIKRVIGLPGDTVEYKNDTLYVNGKAYEEPYLEDYKKQVIDGPLTDPFTLEEKIGRETVPEGHLFVMGDNRRFSKDSRHIGTVPFDEVLGKTSIIYWPIEDIRTID, from the coding sequence ATGGCCGAGAAAAAGAAGAATGAACTATGGGAATGGACGAAGGCACTTCTGATTGCTGTCGTACTGGCAGCAGTGATCCGATACTTTTTATTTGCTCCAATTGTGGTGGATGGTTTATCCATGATGCCTACACTCCATGACCAGGACCGGATGATCGTAAATAAGCTAAGCTATAAAATTGGAGAACCAGAAAGATTCGATATTATCGTCTTTCATGCTCCTGAGAACAAAGATTACATAAAAAGAGTAATCGGCCTTCCGGGCGATACAGTGGAATATAAAAATGACACGCTATATGTGAATGGAAAAGCATATGAAGAACCGTACTTGGAAGACTATAAGAAACAGGTGATTGATGGGCCGCTGACAGATCCATTTACGCTGGAAGAGAAGATCGGCAGGGAGACTGTTCCTGAAGGCCATCTTTTCGTGATGGGCGATAATCGCCGTTTCAGCAAAGACAGCCGCCACATTGGGACTGTTCCATTTGATGAGGTACTGGGCAAGACTAGCATCATCTACTGGCCAATTGAGGATATTCGAACAATAGACTAG
- the sucC gene encoding ADP-forming succinate--CoA ligase subunit beta: MNVHEYQGKEILRKYGVKVPNGKVAFTVDEAVEAAKELGSSVVVVKAQIHAGGRGKAGGVKVAKNLDEVRTYASEILGKTLVTHQTGPEGKEVKRLLIEEGCDIKKEYYVGLVLDRATSRVVLMASEEGGTEIEEVAEATPEKIFKEEIDPVLGLMPYQARRIAFNINIPKELVNQAVKFMMGLYNAYVEKDCSIAEINPLVVTGDGQVMALDAKLNFDSNALYRQKDILEYRDLEEEDPKEIEASKYDLSYISLDGNIGCMVNGAGLAMATMDIVKHYGGDPANFLDVGGGATAEKVTEAFKIILSDPNVKGIFVNIFGGIMKCDVIATGVVEAAKQVGLEVPLVVRLEGTNVDLGKQILNESGLNIIAAESMADGAEKIVSLVK, encoded by the coding sequence ATGAATGTCCATGAGTATCAAGGAAAAGAAATCCTCAGAAAATATGGGGTAAAAGTACCGAATGGGAAGGTTGCTTTTACAGTCGATGAAGCTGTTGAAGCAGCTAAAGAGCTTGGGTCATCAGTTGTAGTTGTAAAAGCTCAAATCCATGCTGGCGGAAGGGGTAAAGCCGGCGGTGTCAAGGTTGCAAAGAACCTTGATGAAGTACGTACATATGCTTCTGAAATTCTGGGCAAGACACTGGTTACTCACCAGACAGGTCCAGAAGGCAAGGAAGTAAAACGCCTGTTGATTGAGGAAGGCTGTGACATCAAGAAGGAGTACTATGTAGGCCTTGTGCTTGACCGTGCAACTTCACGTGTTGTCCTTATGGCTTCTGAAGAAGGCGGAACGGAAATCGAAGAGGTTGCTGAAGCGACTCCTGAAAAAATCTTCAAAGAAGAAATCGATCCTGTATTAGGGCTTATGCCATACCAGGCTCGCCGTATCGCATTCAACATCAACATCCCTAAGGAACTAGTCAACCAGGCTGTAAAGTTCATGATGGGCTTATATAACGCTTATGTTGAAAAGGATTGCTCAATCGCTGAAATCAACCCGCTGGTTGTTACTGGTGACGGACAGGTAATGGCACTTGACGCTAAATTGAATTTTGATTCAAACGCGCTATACCGCCAGAAGGATATCCTTGAGTACCGCGACCTTGAAGAAGAGGATCCAAAGGAAATCGAAGCATCCAAGTATGACCTTAGCTATATTTCTTTAGATGGAAATATCGGCTGCATGGTTAACGGTGCAGGTCTTGCGATGGCAACAATGGACATCGTGAAGCATTATGGCGGAGACCCTGCAAACTTCCTTGATGTTGGGGGCGGCGCTACTGCAGAGAAAGTAACAGAAGCATTCAAAATCATCCTTTCAGATCCTAACGTAAAAGGAATCTTTGTTAATATCTTCGGCGGCATCATGAAGTGTGATGTTATCGCTACTGGTGTTGTGGAAGCTGCCAAGCAGGTTGGACTTGAGGTTCCGCTTGTCGTTCGTCTTGAAGGTACGAACGTTGATCTTGGAAAACAGATTCTTAATGAGTCTGGCTTGAATATCATTGCTGCTGAATCAATGGCAGACGGCGCTGAAAAAATCGTTTCATTAGTTAAGTAG
- the dprA gene encoding DNA-processing protein DprA — protein MDELKKKLIRLVHSKNASWKTIYSALKTNTELADYKTAKYSSINPQVQQVNRDHQFISIDKLLNDYTSKKIHLITVFDPEYPINLKTIYQPPWILFARGDLSLLKNPMSLAVVGSRNASSYGIEAIDYLFPSLIEKNIQIVSGLARGIDAHAHKAAIKLGGKTIGVIAGGFNNLYPKENVKLAEYMMEKQLVLSEYPPETMPAKWHFPMRNRIISGLSGGTLVIEARKKSGSLITADFALNEGRDVFAVPGSILTPDSDGVHYLIQQGAKLVKCSEDILEELGM, from the coding sequence ATGGATGAATTGAAAAAGAAACTAATCCGTCTTGTCCATAGCAAAAATGCGAGTTGGAAAACTATCTATTCTGCACTCAAAACAAATACTGAACTAGCTGATTATAAAACTGCAAAGTATTCCTCTATCAATCCTCAAGTGCAACAAGTCAACAGAGACCATCAATTTATTTCCATCGACAAACTGCTCAATGACTACACCTCAAAGAAAATTCACCTGATCACTGTTTTTGATCCCGAATATCCAATTAATCTTAAGACAATCTATCAGCCACCCTGGATTCTCTTTGCCAGGGGAGATTTATCTTTGCTAAAGAACCCTATGAGCCTTGCTGTTGTTGGCTCAAGGAACGCCTCATCATACGGCATAGAAGCGATCGATTATTTATTTCCTTCATTAATAGAGAAGAACATACAGATAGTAAGTGGTCTTGCAAGGGGGATCGATGCCCATGCCCATAAAGCAGCCATTAAATTGGGCGGAAAAACAATCGGTGTAATAGCTGGCGGGTTTAACAATCTTTATCCTAAGGAAAATGTTAAATTGGCAGAGTACATGATGGAAAAACAACTCGTATTGTCCGAGTATCCACCAGAGACAATGCCGGCGAAATGGCACTTTCCGATGCGAAACAGGATTATCAGCGGTCTTTCAGGGGGTACACTTGTTATTGAAGCGAGGAAAAAGAGCGGTTCACTTATTACAGCAGATTTTGCATTGAATGAGGGCAGAGATGTTTTTGCTGTCCCCGGAAGCATTTTGACACCTGATTCCGATGGAGTCCATTATTTAATCCAGCAAGGAGCCAAACTGGTCAAGTGTTCCGAGGATATTTTAGAGGAACTTGGTATGTAA